From the Sphingomonas suaedae genome, one window contains:
- a CDS encoding DUF448 domain-containing protein has translation MRNPSNEHPAELTDGGRADGGPIRTCILSREGQPRDGLIRLALSPDGDVLPDVRAKAPGRGAWIGVTRAQLEANGKALRGALARAFKTGDLNIPDDLGRRIADQLERAFLDRLGLEAKSGHVVIGGERIEKAGRSGKLHLLLHAADAGADGSRKLDQALRVGTDREGSGDTGFTLPLPRTILSLALGRENVVHVGLTDARAAGRVREALARLLHFIGPDPAP, from the coding sequence TTGCGGAATCCAAGCAATGAGCACCCGGCTGAACTGACGGACGGCGGACGTGCGGATGGTGGTCCCATCCGCACCTGCATCCTCTCGCGCGAGGGCCAGCCTCGCGACGGGCTGATCCGGCTTGCCCTCTCGCCCGATGGCGATGTGCTTCCCGATGTGCGCGCCAAGGCGCCCGGCCGCGGTGCGTGGATCGGCGTGACCCGTGCGCAGCTGGAGGCGAACGGCAAGGCGCTGCGCGGCGCGTTGGCGCGCGCGTTCAAGACCGGCGACCTCAACATTCCCGACGATCTGGGCCGGCGCATCGCCGACCAGCTGGAACGCGCGTTTCTCGACCGGCTGGGGCTTGAGGCCAAGTCGGGCCATGTGGTGATCGGTGGCGAGCGCATCGAAAAGGCCGGGCGCAGCGGCAAGCTGCACTTGTTGCTCCACGCCGCCGATGCCGGAGCGGACGGATCGCGCAAGCTCGACCAGGCGCTGCGCGTCGGCACCGATCGTGAGGGCTCTGGCGACACGGGGTTCACATTGCCGCTGCCCCGCACCATATTGTCCTTGGCCCTTGGCCGCGAAAATGTGGTACATGTTGGCCTGACCGACGCCAGAGCAGCAGGGCGGGTGCGCGAAGCACTGGCCCGTTTGCTGCATTTTATCGGACCCGACCCGGCCCCCTAG
- the infB gene encoding translation initiation factor IF-2 — MSDTENEKPKLGMRQPLGLKRTVETGKVKQSFSHGRSNTVVVEVKRRRVLGPQSGAPQEEAAPPPPPAPVAAPPPPPAPAPRPSAPAGETPQERQTRLLREAEEQRMQALEEARRREERERAEAAEEEKRRAEERARAEAEAAKAAEAPKVEAAPEPAPTAKAVEPTPTPAPAPAPEPVGLQLDPTRPAPRRFTPVQRPEIPRPAPTPAPTPAARPEPNLAAPRPAGGGNAGAPGGGASKRAEPAKPQQRDRKGDERRGGKLTVNRALGGEDGARARSLAALKRAREKEHRRHSGPREPQVKQIRDVKVPETITVSELANRMAEKGADLVKALFKMGMPVTLTQSIDQDTAELLVTEFGHNIVRVSDSDIDLVLDTDADAEDAMKPRPPVVTIMGHVDHGKTSLLDALRGTDVVRGEAGGITQHIGAYQVTLKDKSKITFLDTPGHEAFSEMRARGANVTDIVVLVVAADDGLMPQTIEAINHTKAAGVPMIVAINKIDKPEANAQKVRERLLEHDVQVEAMGGETQDVEVSALKKTGLDDLIEKIQLQAELSELKANPDRAAEGNVVEAKLDKGRGPVATVLVTRGTLRVGDVFVVGAESGKVRALVDDKGRQIKEAGPSTPVEVLGLSGVPMAGDLLQVVENEARAREVAEYRAGVIQQKRTTSSPASLESMFSALKEKQAMEYPLVVKADTQGTVEAIVAAINKISTDDIKARVLHAGVGGITESDVNAAAASGAPIIGFNVRPNAKAREIADRHKVAFKYYDVIYELTDEIRAGMAGQLGPEAFETVVGRAEIKDVFSAGKHGKAAGLLVTDGAIRKALKARITRDDVIIYQGEIASLRRFKDDVPEVRAGLECGVTFTQNFTDIKPGDYLETFEVEMRERTL, encoded by the coding sequence TTGAGCGATACCGAAAACGAAAAGCCGAAACTCGGAATGCGCCAGCCGCTGGGGCTGAAGCGCACAGTCGAGACCGGCAAGGTGAAGCAGAGCTTCAGCCACGGACGCTCGAATACCGTCGTGGTCGAAGTGAAGCGCCGTCGTGTGCTGGGGCCCCAGTCGGGCGCCCCACAGGAAGAGGCTGCCCCGCCGCCGCCGCCCGCGCCCGTCGCTGCCCCACCCCCGCCGCCCGCGCCGGCACCGCGCCCTTCCGCCCCGGCGGGCGAGACCCCGCAGGAGCGCCAGACCCGTCTGCTGCGCGAAGCCGAGGAACAGCGGATGCAGGCGCTGGAGGAAGCGCGTCGCCGCGAGGAGCGTGAGCGCGCCGAGGCCGCCGAGGAAGAAAAGCGCCGCGCCGAGGAGCGCGCCCGCGCCGAAGCCGAAGCCGCAAAGGCTGCCGAAGCGCCCAAGGTCGAGGCTGCGCCCGAACCCGCGCCAACCGCCAAAGCGGTCGAGCCGACCCCGACCCCCGCACCCGCGCCCGCGCCGGAGCCGGTTGGGTTGCAGCTTGACCCGACTCGTCCCGCCCCGCGTCGCTTCACTCCGGTGCAGCGGCCTGAAATTCCGCGTCCGGCCCCGACCCCGGCGCCAACCCCGGCCGCGCGTCCCGAGCCCAATCTTGCTGCACCGCGCCCTGCCGGCGGTGGCAATGCGGGTGCGCCCGGCGGCGGCGCGTCAAAGCGGGCCGAACCGGCCAAGCCGCAACAGCGCGACCGCAAGGGCGACGAACGTCGCGGCGGCAAGCTGACGGTCAACCGCGCGCTGGGCGGCGAGGACGGCGCACGTGCGCGCAGCCTTGCAGCTCTGAAGCGTGCGCGTGAAAAGGAACATCGTCGGCATTCCGGGCCGCGCGAGCCGCAGGTCAAGCAGATCCGCGACGTCAAGGTGCCGGAAACCATCACCGTGTCCGAACTCGCCAACCGCATGGCGGAAAAGGGCGCCGACCTGGTGAAGGCGCTGTTCAAGATGGGGATGCCCGTCACCCTGACCCAGTCGATCGACCAGGACACGGCCGAACTGCTGGTGACCGAATTCGGGCACAACATCGTCCGCGTCAGCGACAGCGACATCGATCTGGTGCTGGATACCGATGCGGATGCCGAGGACGCGATGAAGCCGCGCCCGCCGGTGGTTACGATCATGGGTCATGTCGATCACGGCAAGACCTCGCTGCTTGACGCGCTGCGCGGTACCGACGTGGTGCGCGGCGAAGCGGGGGGCATCACCCAGCATATCGGCGCCTATCAGGTGACGCTGAAGGACAAGTCGAAGATCACCTTCCTCGACACGCCGGGCCACGAGGCGTTTTCGGAGATGCGCGCGCGTGGTGCGAACGTCACCGACATCGTCGTGCTGGTGGTCGCTGCCGATGACGGCCTGATGCCGCAGACGATCGAGGCGATCAACCACACCAAGGCGGCGGGCGTGCCGATGATCGTCGCGATCAACAAGATCGACAAGCCCGAGGCGAATGCCCAGAAGGTGCGCGAGCGCCTGCTCGAGCATGACGTGCAGGTCGAGGCGATGGGCGGCGAGACGCAGGATGTCGAGGTGTCCGCGCTCAAGAAGACCGGGCTCGACGACCTGATCGAAAAGATCCAGCTCCAGGCCGAACTGAGCGAGCTCAAGGCCAATCCCGATCGCGCTGCCGAGGGCAATGTGGTCGAGGCGAAGCTCGACAAGGGCCGCGGCCCGGTCGCAACGGTGCTGGTCACGCGCGGCACGCTGCGCGTCGGCGACGTGTTCGTCGTCGGTGCAGAGAGCGGCAAGGTGCGCGCACTGGTCGACGACAAGGGGCGCCAGATCAAGGAAGCCGGTCCTTCGACCCCGGTCGAGGTGCTGGGCCTGTCGGGCGTGCCGATGGCGGGCGACCTGTTGCAGGTCGTGGAGAACGAGGCACGCGCCCGCGAAGTCGCGGAATATCGCGCCGGCGTGATCCAGCAGAAGCGGACTACGTCCAGCCCGGCGAGCCTTGAGAGCATGTTCAGTGCGCTCAAGGAAAAGCAGGCGATGGAATATCCGCTGGTCGTCAAGGCGGATACGCAGGGCACGGTCGAGGCGATCGTGGCTGCGATCAACAAGATCAGCACCGACGACATCAAGGCGCGCGTGCTGCACGCGGGCGTGGGCGGCATCACCGAGAGCGACGTCAACGCGGCTGCGGCCTCGGGCGCGCCGATCATCGGCTTCAACGTCCGGCCGAACGCCAAGGCACGCGAGATCGCCGATCGCCACAAGGTCGCGTTCAAATATTATGACGTGATCTACGAACTCACCGACGAGATCCGCGCCGGCATGGCCGGGCAACTCGGTCCCGAGGCGTTCGAAACGGTGGTCGGCCGCGCCGAGATCAAGGACGTGTTCAGCGCCGGCAAGCATGGCAAGGCCGCCGGTCTGCTGGTCACTGACGGCGCGATCCGCAAGGCGCTCAAGGCCCGTATCACGCGCGACGACGTCATCATCTACCAGGGCGAGATCGCATCGCTGCGCCGCTTCAAGGACGATGTCCCCGAAGTGCGTGCCGGTCTGGAGTGCGGCGTGACGTTCACGCAGAACTTCACCGACATCAAGCCGGGCGACTATCTCGAAACCTTCGAGGTCGAGATGCGCGAACGGACGCTTTGA
- the rbfA gene encoding 30S ribosome-binding factor RbfA yields MRHNDTPETRSVRLLRVGEQVRHILSDILARGEVHDDVLASHVVSVTEVRMSPDLRHATVFVKPLLGKDEDAVIKALRTNTAYLQREVASRVKLKYAAKLKFLADESFDEGSHIEQLLRDPKVAQDLGEADSAD; encoded by the coding sequence ATGCGCCACAACGACACCCCCGAAACCCGTTCCGTCCGGCTGCTGCGCGTGGGCGAGCAGGTGCGCCATATCCTGTCCGACATCCTCGCGCGCGGGGAGGTGCATGACGATGTGCTCGCCAGCCATGTGGTGAGCGTGACCGAAGTGCGCATGTCGCCCGACCTGCGTCACGCGACGGTGTTCGTGAAGCCGCTGCTCGGCAAGGACGAGGACGCGGTGATCAAGGCACTGCGCACCAACACCGCCTATCTCCAGCGCGAGGTCGCGAGCCGGGTGAAGCTGAAATATGCCGCCAAGCTCAAATTCCTCGCCGACGAGAGCTTCGACGAAGGCAGCCATATCGAGCAGCTGCTGCGCGATCCCAAGGTGGCGCAGGATTTGGGCGAGGCGGACTCGGCCGATTGA
- a CDS encoding AbrB/MazE/SpoVT family DNA-binding domain-containing protein, protein MNAFTKLSDKGQVVVPKASRDRLGWQPGVELEVIESADSVTLRPRRGAGTLNVNDAVSRLRGMYRHEGQPVPIEQLSWSPELDDPGA, encoded by the coding sequence ATGAACGCGTTCACCAAGCTGTCGGACAAAGGTCAGGTCGTCGTGCCGAAAGCGTCGCGCGATCGGCTGGGCTGGCAGCCGGGCGTCGAACTCGAGGTCATCGAAAGCGCCGATTCCGTCACGTTGCGGCCGCGCCGGGGTGCGGGCACCCTGAACGTCAACGATGCGGTCAGCCGGTTGCGAGGGATGTACCGGCACGAAGGGCAGCCAGTACCGATCGAGCAGCTGAGCTGGAGTCCCGAGCTGGATGATCCCGGCGCATGA
- a CDS encoding type II toxin-antitoxin system VapC family toxin — protein sequence MKSVDTSVLARFILGDHPQQAQRAVEVLRDPVWISFSVWLELGWVLSKRLGLDRTMVADMLGTILTIDTVHAPDSAGLSWAIERYRAGADWSDMIHLISGDGVADHFATFDHALAAQAGANPPLRIETLN from the coding sequence ATGAAGTCGGTCGATACGAGCGTCCTTGCCCGCTTCATTCTTGGCGATCACCCGCAACAGGCGCAGCGCGCCGTCGAGGTTCTGCGCGACCCGGTCTGGATTTCGTTCAGCGTCTGGCTCGAACTGGGCTGGGTGCTGAGCAAGCGGCTGGGGCTGGACCGTACAATGGTCGCCGACATGCTTGGCACGATCTTGACGATCGATACCGTGCACGCACCGGATTCGGCGGGCTTGTCATGGGCGATCGAACGCTATCGGGCCGGGGCGGATTGGAGCGATATGATACACCTGATTTCCGGCGATGGGGTCGCCGATCATTTCGCAACATTCGACCACGCGCTTGCCGCGCAGGCGGGCGCCAACCCGCCCCTGCGCATCGAGACATTGAACTGA
- a CDS encoding thymidine kinase, which translates to MAKLYFYYASMNAGKSTTLLQADFNYRERGMRTLLFTAALDDRAGTGRIASRIGLDTGAVAFGAEMDLRLHVERETDHGPVHCVLVDEAQFLTAAQVDQLAAVADVLGIPVLAYGLRTDFRGSLFPGSARLLALADSLVEIKSVCRCGRKATMNLRVDGEGRAVAEGAQTEIGGNDRYIALCRRHFTEALAAAD; encoded by the coding sequence ATGGCCAAGCTCTATTTCTATTATGCCAGCATGAATGCAGGCAAATCGACCACGCTGTTGCAGGCCGATTTCAACTATCGCGAGCGGGGGATGCGGACCCTGTTGTTCACCGCAGCGCTCGACGATCGCGCGGGGACGGGGCGCATCGCATCGCGGATCGGGCTCGATACCGGCGCGGTGGCGTTCGGGGCGGAGATGGACCTGCGCCTGCATGTCGAGCGCGAGACCGATCATGGCCCGGTCCATTGCGTGCTGGTGGACGAGGCGCAATTCCTGACTGCAGCGCAGGTGGATCAGCTTGCGGCGGTCGCCGATGTGTTGGGTATTCCGGTGCTGGCCTATGGCTTGCGCACCGATTTTCGCGGGAGTCTGTTTCCCGGATCGGCACGGCTGCTGGCGCTTGCCGATTCGCTGGTCGAGATCAAGTCGGTGTGCCGCTGCGGCCGCAAGGCGACGATGAACCTGCGCGTCGATGGCGAAGGGCGCGCGGTGGCCGAGGGCGCACAAACCGAGATCGGCGGCAATGATCGCTATATCGCACTGTGCCGGCGCCACTTCACCGAGGCGCTGGCGGCTGCCGACTGA
- a CDS encoding site-2 protease family protein, with product MNPDSIVYRAAVWIIPLVIAIVFHEVAHGLVARGLGDPTAAERKRLSLNPLRHVDPIGTVVLPLILALTKMPVFGWAKPVPVNHARLRNPRGGMVLVALAGPGMNLLLALVGAVLIGLLFAITGEAELGPTGAFAAENLFNFVAVNVFLALFNLLPVPPFDGGHVVEGLLPPTLAARWASLAKFGFPLLFILLLVVPTVWPDADIVERVVLPPAQAVSGWFFAIAAMIAG from the coding sequence ATGAATCCCGATTCCATCGTCTATCGTGCCGCCGTCTGGATCATCCCGCTGGTGATCGCGATCGTCTTCCACGAAGTCGCACATGGCCTGGTCGCGCGCGGGCTGGGCGATCCGACTGCAGCCGAGCGCAAGCGGCTGTCGCTCAACCCGCTGCGCCATGTCGATCCGATCGGCACGGTCGTGCTGCCGTTGATCCTGGCGCTGACCAAGATGCCCGTGTTCGGCTGGGCAAAGCCGGTGCCGGTCAATCATGCGCGGCTGCGCAATCCGCGCGGCGGGATGGTCTTGGTGGCGCTGGCCGGGCCGGGCATGAACCTGCTGCTCGCGCTGGTCGGGGCGGTGCTGATCGGCCTGTTGTTCGCGATCACGGGCGAGGCGGAGCTTGGCCCTACCGGGGCGTTCGCGGCGGAGAATCTGTTCAACTTCGTCGCGGTGAACGTCTTCCTCGCGCTGTTCAATCTGCTTCCCGTTCCGCCGTTCGATGGCGGACATGTGGTCGAGGGGCTGTTGCCGCCAACGCTTGCCGCGCGCTGGGCGTCGCTCGCCAAATTCGGTTTCCCGCTGCTGTTCATCCTGCTGCTGGTGGTGCCGACGGTCTGGCCGGATGCCGATATCGTCGAGCGTGTCGTGCTGCCCCCGGCGCAGGCGGTGAGCGGCTGGTTTTTCGCAATCGCCGCGATGATCGCCGGCTGA
- the truB gene encoding tRNA pseudouridine(55) synthase TruB codes for MHGWIILDKPLGLGSTQGVSAVKRALRDSGYGPKLRDLPKVGHGGTLDPLATGVLPIAVGEATKLAGRMLDSDKVYDFTIRFGIETDTLDLEGAPVAESDVRPTRAQVEAVLPRFTGPIDQVPPAYSALKVDGARAYDLARKGEAVTLATRAVTIHTLTIADTDGDSVTLTACVSKGTYIRSLARDIALALGSVGHVTMLRRVKAGPFTLDSAISLDKLAEAAMGRTLEQCLLPLRAGLDDIPALLLEPGQAGALRQGKVLTGIAADDGQHFALDGDTPVALVAVSDGTVRVVRGFNL; via the coding sequence ATGCACGGCTGGATCATCCTCGACAAGCCGCTCGGCCTGGGCTCGACCCAGGGGGTGAGCGCGGTCAAGCGCGCGCTGCGTGACAGCGGCTATGGGCCGAAGCTGCGCGACCTGCCCAAGGTGGGGCATGGCGGCACGCTCGACCCGCTGGCGACCGGGGTGCTGCCGATCGCGGTGGGCGAGGCGACCAAGCTGGCGGGCAGGATGCTCGACAGCGACAAGGTCTATGATTTCACGATCCGCTTCGGGATCGAGACCGATACGCTCGATCTGGAGGGCGCGCCCGTCGCCGAATCGGATGTGCGACCGACGCGCGCGCAGGTCGAAGCGGTGCTGCCGCGCTTTACCGGCCCGATCGACCAGGTTCCGCCCGCCTATTCGGCGCTCAAGGTCGATGGCGCGCGTGCCTATGATCTGGCGCGCAAGGGCGAAGCGGTCACACTGGCGACTCGCGCGGTGACAATCCATACGCTGACGATCGCCGACACCGATGGCGACTCGGTGACGCTGACCGCTTGTGTCTCGAAGGGCACCTATATCCGCAGCCTTGCGCGCGATATCGCGCTGGCGCTCGGCAGTGTCGGCCATGTCACCATGCTCCGCCGCGTGAAAGCGGGCCCGTTCACGCTCGATTCCGCGATATCACTGGACAAATTGGCTGAGGCCGCTATGGGCCGCACCCTTGAACAATGCCTCCTGCCGCTGAGGGCGGGGCTGGACGACATCCCGGCTCTACTCCTCGAACCCGGTCAGGCAGGGGCTCTCCGCCAGGGGAAAGTGCTGACCGGGATAGCCGCTGACGATGGCCAACACTTCGCGCTGGACGGCGACACGCCGGTCGCGCTGGTTGCGGTTTCGGACGGAACCGTCCGGGTCGTGCGCGGCTTCAACCTGTAG
- the rpsO gene encoding 30S ribosomal protein S15 has product MTITTERKAELTKEHGRAEGDTGSPEVQIAILTERIVNLTEHFKGHAKDNHSRRGLLMMVNKRRSLLDYLRKKDGDRYTALIAKLGLRK; this is encoded by the coding sequence ATGACGATCACGACCGAGCGCAAGGCTGAACTGACCAAGGAACACGGACGCGCCGAAGGCGATACCGGAAGCCCCGAGGTACAGATCGCGATCCTGACCGAGCGCATCGTCAACCTGACCGAGCACTTCAAGGGCCATGCGAAGGACAACCATTCGCGTCGCGGCCTGCTGATGATGGTCAACAAGCGTCGCAGCCTCCTCGACTACCTCCGCAAGAAGGACGGGGACCGCTACACCGCACTCATCGCGAAGCTCGGGCTTCGCAAGTAA
- the pnp gene encoding polyribonucleotide nucleotidyltransferase — protein sequence MFDKKTVSIEWGGQTLTLETGQVARQADGAVMATLGETVVLCAVTAAKSVKEGQDFFPLTVHYQEKFSAAGRIPGGFFKRERGATEKETLTSRLIDRPIRPLFPEGFYNEINVICQVLSYDGENEPDILAMVAASAALTISGVPFMGPIGAARVGYVDGEYVLNPTNEQVAEGDLDLVVAATGNAVMMVESEAKELSEEVMLGAVQFAHKACKQAAGAIIDLAEQAAKDPWEMAEQADLSAAKDKLKKLIGKDIAAAYKVTDKSKRSGLLNDARAKAKEAFADATPQDQMAAMKLVKKLEAEIVRGAILKDGTRIDGRSTTQIRPIEAMVHFLPRAHGSALFTRGETQAICTTTLGTKDAEQMIDGLDGLSYSNFMLHYNFPPYSVGEVGRFGAPGRREVGHGKLAWRALHPVLPSKDEFPYTIRVLSDITESNGSSSMATVCGGSLSMMDAGVPLKRPVSGIAMGLILEGKDFAILSDILGDEDHLGDMDFKVAGTSEGITTMQMDIKVAGITDEIMRVALEQAKEGRAHILGEMSKALGETRTELSAHAPRIETMQIDKSKIRDVIGTGGKVIREIVATTGAKVDIDDEGIIKVSSSDVSQIEAAMNWIKGIVEEAEVGKIYNGKVVNLVDFGAFVNFMGGKDGLVHVSEIKNERVEKVSDVLSEGQEVKVKVLEIDQRGKVRLSMRVVDQETGEELEDTRPAREPRERGERGDREGGRGGDRRREGGRGGDRDRGPRRDRGDRNDRPRGERSEAKDEGGETIGLPAFLTGGNDD from the coding sequence ATGTTCGACAAGAAGACCGTATCGATCGAGTGGGGCGGACAAACCCTGACACTCGAAACCGGGCAGGTTGCCCGTCAGGCCGATGGCGCCGTGATGGCGACGCTCGGCGAAACCGTGGTGCTGTGCGCCGTCACCGCCGCCAAGTCGGTGAAGGAAGGGCAGGATTTCTTCCCGCTCACCGTGCACTATCAGGAAAAATTCTCGGCCGCCGGGCGCATCCCGGGCGGCTTCTTCAAGCGTGAGCGCGGCGCGACCGAAAAGGAAACGCTGACCAGCCGCCTGATCGACCGTCCGATCCGCCCGTTGTTCCCGGAAGGGTTCTACAACGAGATCAACGTGATCTGCCAGGTGCTGTCCTATGACGGCGAGAATGAGCCGGACATCCTCGCGATGGTCGCGGCGTCCGCAGCCCTCACCATTTCGGGCGTGCCGTTCATGGGCCCGATCGGCGCCGCGCGCGTCGGCTATGTCGATGGCGAGTACGTTCTCAACCCGACCAACGAGCAGGTCGCCGAGGGTGATCTGGACCTGGTCGTCGCCGCCACCGGCAATGCGGTGATGATGGTCGAATCCGAAGCCAAGGAGCTGTCGGAAGAGGTCATGCTGGGCGCGGTCCAGTTCGCGCACAAGGCGTGCAAGCAGGCCGCGGGCGCGATCATCGACCTGGCCGAGCAGGCTGCGAAGGATCCGTGGGAAATGGCCGAGCAGGCCGACCTGTCGGCCGCCAAGGACAAGCTCAAGAAGCTGATCGGCAAGGATATCGCCGCCGCCTACAAGGTGACCGACAAGTCCAAGCGTTCGGGCCTGCTCAACGATGCGCGGGCCAAGGCGAAGGAAGCGTTCGCCGACGCCACGCCGCAGGATCAGATGGCCGCGATGAAGCTGGTCAAGAAGCTGGAAGCGGAGATCGTCCGCGGCGCCATCCTGAAGGACGGCACCCGCATCGACGGCCGCTCGACCACCCAGATCCGTCCGATCGAGGCGATGGTCCACTTCCTGCCGCGCGCGCATGGTTCGGCACTGTTCACGCGTGGCGAGACGCAGGCGATCTGCACCACCACGCTGGGTACCAAGGACGCCGAGCAGATGATCGACGGGCTGGACGGCCTGTCCTATTCGAACTTCATGCTCCACTATAACTTCCCGCCCTATTCGGTCGGTGAAGTCGGCCGCTTCGGCGCGCCGGGCCGTCGCGAAGTCGGCCATGGCAAGCTGGCCTGGCGCGCGCTGCACCCGGTGCTGCCGAGCAAGGACGAGTTCCCCTATACGATCCGCGTCCTGTCGGACATCACCGAGTCGAACGGCTCGTCGTCGATGGCCACCGTGTGCGGCGGTTCGCTGTCGATGATGGACGCGGGCGTTCCCCTCAAGCGTCCGGTGTCGGGCATCGCCATGGGCCTGATCCTGGAAGGCAAGGATTTCGCGATCCTGTCCGACATCCTGGGTGACGAGGATCATCTCGGCGACATGGACTTCAAGGTTGCGGGCACGTCCGAAGGCATCACCACGATGCAGATGGACATCAAGGTCGCCGGCATCACCGACGAGATCATGCGCGTCGCGTTGGAACAGGCCAAGGAAGGCCGCGCGCACATCCTGGGCGAAATGTCCAAGGCACTGGGCGAAACCCGCACCGAACTGTCGGCCCATGCCCCGCGCATCGAGACGATGCAGATCGACAAGTCGAAGATCCGCGACGTCATCGGCACCGGCGGCAAGGTGATCCGCGAGATCGTCGCCACCACCGGCGCCAAGGTCGATATCGACGACGAAGGCATCATCAAGGTGTCGTCGTCCGACGTCAGCCAGATCGAAGCCGCGATGAACTGGATCAAGGGCATCGTCGAAGAGGCGGAAGTCGGCAAGATCTACAACGGCAAGGTCGTCAACCTGGTCGACTTCGGTGCGTTCGTGAACTTCATGGGCGGCAAGGACGGTCTCGTCCACGTCTCCGAGATCAAGAACGAGCGGGTCGAGAAGGTCAGCGACGTCCTGAGCGAAGGCCAGGAAGTCAAGGTCAAGGTCCTCGAGATCGACCAGCGCGGCAAGGTTCGCCTGTCGATGCGCGTCGTCGATCAGGAGACCGGCGAAGAGCTGGAGGACACCCGTCCGGCGCGTGAACCGCGCGAGCGCGGCGAGCGTGGCGACCGCGAAGGCGGCCGTGGCGGCGACCGCCGTCGCGAGGGTGGCCGTGGCGGCGACCGCGATCGCGGCCCGCGCCGCGACCGGGGAGACCGCAACGATCGCCCGCGCGGCGAGCGTTCGGAAGCGAAGGACGAGGGCGGCGAGACGATCGGCCTCCCCGCCTTCCTGACCGGCGGCAATGACGACTGA